GTCAACTCGCCTCGGGGGCGAGCTACTTGTTGGTACGGGAGGGTACGGACGTGACAGGCGGGGCGTTCAGGGTTTCGCGCCCCATTTTTTTAGGCCTGCCCCCAGAGGGCGTCGGCGAGCGCGACTCCCGCGAAGGCGGCGCCAAGGCCGACGGCGAGACTCGCGACCACGTTGGCCACGGCGAAGAGCCGCGCCCCGTCCTCCCCGAGCCGGAGCGTCTCGTACGAGAACGTCGAGTACGTCGTCAGGGCCCCGCACAGGCCCGTGCCGATGAGCAGCTGCACCTGCGACGAGGCGGCGCCCGCGGCGACGGCGCCGGTCAGCAGGCCGAGCACGAGGCTGCCGCAGGCGTTCACCGTGAACGTCCCCCACGGGAAGACGCTGTCGTGGCGGGTCTGCACGGCCCGGTCGGTGAGATAGCGCAGCGGTGCGCCGACCATCGCGCCGGCGATCACGAGGAGCCAGTTCACGCCCGCGTTCCGCCGTTCTCCAGGCCCACGTACCGGATGACCTCGCAGTCGTCGAGGACGACCAGGCCCTGTGACACCAGCTCGTCCAGCTCCGGCAGGAACGCCCTGACCCGTTCCTCGGTGTCGACGATCACGACGGCCATGGGCAGGTCCTCGCTGAGCGAGAGCAGCCGCGAGGTGTGGATCAGGGACGACGCCCCGAACCCCTCGATGCCGCGGAAGACGCTCGCCCCCGCGAGGCCCGCCTTGTGCGCCCGGTGCACGATCTCGCTGTACAGAGGCTTGCGGCGCCAGGTGTGGTTCTCACCGACGAAGACCGTCAGTCGCAGGGCACGGCCGGTCAGTCGCGTCATCGCTTCCTCCACACCAGTACGCGGCGCGTCAGCGCCACCCCGAGCCCGACCGCGGCGAGCGCCGCCAGGAGCGTCGCCGCGAGATAGACCAGGCCCGTACGGACCCGGCCGGCGTCCACCAGCTGCTGGATGTCCACCGCGTACGTGGAGAACGTGGTGAAGCCGCCCAGGACGCCGGTGCCGAAGAACGGCCGCACCAGGCGGTGCGCCGCCCACACATCGCTGATGATCACCATGAACACGCCGATCACGAAACAGCCGAGCGCGTTCACCCACATCGTCGTCCACGGGAAGGCGCCGGGCGAGGTGGGCCACAGGAGCGCGGCGCCGTAGCGGGCGCAGGCACCCACGGCGCCGCCGAGCGAGACGACCGCCACGATCGGGCCCTGTACCCGCAGGGCCGCGCGCCGCCGGGCCGGCACGCGCGGGCCGAGGTCCGGATCACTAGGTTCGTCCGCCGCCGGGGACTGCCCGCCTGTCATCCGTGCCCGTCTCCTCCTCGGCCCAGTGCCGCGCGCCGGCAGTGAAGATCACCGTCCGCGGTCAGCTTATAGCCGGTCCGGACGCGCCGTTAATGTCCTGTTGTCCCCGGCGAAAGATGGCCATGGTGTCCTGCCGGAACACCGGCTTACGGGTCCCAGGGAGGAGTCACACATGACACGGGTCGAGCTGCGCAGCGTCGACGAG
The DNA window shown above is from Streptomyces sp. NBC_01445 and carries:
- the crcB gene encoding fluoride efflux transporter CrcB, producing the protein MNWLLVIAGAMVGAPLRYLTDRAVQTRHDSVFPWGTFTVNACGSLVLGLLTGAVAAGAASSQVQLLIGTGLCGALTTYSTFSYETLRLGEDGARLFAVANVVASLAVGLGAAFAGVALADALWGQA
- a CDS encoding DUF190 domain-containing protein, which translates into the protein MTRLTGRALRLTVFVGENHTWRRKPLYSEIVHRAHKAGLAGASVFRGIEGFGASSLIHTSRLLSLSEDLPMAVVIVDTEERVRAFLPELDELVSQGLVVLDDCEVIRYVGLENGGTRA
- the crcB gene encoding fluoride efflux transporter CrcB; amino-acid sequence: MTGGQSPAADEPSDPDLGPRVPARRRAALRVQGPIVAVVSLGGAVGACARYGAALLWPTSPGAFPWTTMWVNALGCFVIGVFMVIISDVWAAHRLVRPFFGTGVLGGFTTFSTYAVDIQQLVDAGRVRTGLVYLAATLLAALAAVGLGVALTRRVLVWRKR